The Pogona vitticeps strain Pit_001003342236 chromosome 3, PviZW2.1, whole genome shotgun sequence genome includes a window with the following:
- the LCOR gene encoding ligand-dependent corepressor isoform X2, which produces MQRMIRQFAAEYTSKTSSTQDSSSPNSTKNQSLLKASPVASSSAGATAQNPVLSKLLMADQDSPLDLTVRKSQLDPSEQDGVLDLSTKKSPCAGSASLSHSPGCSTAPGNGEDTAEAKAINCLGQPKSPLEKFMVRLCTYHQKHFVRVLNDICTEVQTGCGGQQLPGPENMDVSTCSSSCSQYRTENQELGTSESKLPSCLDPEQSGPHGSLRLLCHALKQAVDLKSTDRRENCSPVVRRDFPEIPNIRANSANPRDSPTQGYLTASNSHHSAKTLEGQTSGSEQETGIKKGEEDKEQVQSRLLLDSVECRGGLQKNPFKVFPEEIRESTFTTSSPRRADKENSFQCSSKSLLHQDPEINDQEMKQKAENHHQTLAKCKGSYHMHSVDKTHAENAKDSWLPTSPMPVVHHKTTNGHTRAKNVSASSKSTRKSKRSSGLRINDYDNQCDVVYISQPITECHFESKRTVSSRKTARKSTRGYCYDGECCELPTVRTLAKVSHVQEGGNILAPQLEVITSPSQGVTLPGGSILATAEAESDTGEKRASIVGLLQEDSSSKNSQGTAEQCSAEIIPPQPSFLEQRDVSSAEVFTDDLSLLLCPVSHAKESNLSVSSVQATDLSPALQQSEEELQDMTDTSTVLQADNDKDSCKNSGLDEHNSVVSSVLLSVSEAANTEENSVCLENESDSKSTILIDPEPPVCTDLLLSKELEARMDSLPPLEEPTSVVDLAASVEPPPLSPINPLEPPAELPAFVCLDPSVAFPAEPPSIPESVYSGAPVASSRAVSPVVVPVSVVPEPPVLEPSEAPSIRAAAVVPSKEDSELPQPLPNLDTAELPISLQCANAYENTDTETGVDSSHGLQDILTGKHETVLPIADIDDSQGGENVKDTREISRVDEEGEIDSNTPSVLKMTEAGNREETSSKIYLDKKRKREKKPQVASDRCLRSQQTLLPAEDSTEEPSSSSSLQLPQLQIKLSKSPGAKRFKREVHLEGAASVCVPSDRFHKTLLNHTGNTSEQPIGEGSDITMRKTYKKLLATETAVEESQDEEGNKKKPGAMLEICLEASSDKRSVHVPGETSDKGETQTDSNPGAPEDTYSGMNATEVLFTLPEASCPPCPDSKNEIREGPLERSVKYKKPALQFYNLRHSPVPASVVTAYKSTPGKDIVRGHSQVIDAQSTANEDHLGFSGMEVLYDNKPKFVEWCAEEENQELITNFDAQYMKVQKGWIQLEKEVQPAPKVKNKSDKLKEIWKSKKRTRKFKGSTEVQKLSPVQMLFMKPFDMPDICKWFMETTETKSLVIVKKLNTRLPGDLPPTKLPLQKGCSSGPYPSSLQAERLKKHLKKFAALTPAKNTIRTQKMWAKLRESPEETELEQVASQQQTSPSEVSLEHGIETKSAQPPPSIPVQTSSRILRKYSNLRGKLHGLRRMVKQEKNDCVLKHVSLESKPSSKSLCIKSPVSAKLAQSVKAIPLPAKSKLVERGGKGKKGKDRSQEDISSKGNLQQNRKKTPNESSNRLQGQLSLSSKEKVPVKKNSKTKHVGTTTTKKQMAVERSNKLASQSEKVKKLADSQPGKRKSTTSQKGKGSTHQKSPLPSRSEGSAKPLKQKAVHDSSSRSLKVTPKKAAGGKALTRSVKRIQESNKAQGKKKLRAKEDCPPRKRRRLDTK; this is translated from the coding sequence tGAGGACACAGCAGAGGCAAAAGCAATAAATTGTCTTGGCCAGCCGAAATCTCCATTGGAAAAATTTATGGTCAGACTGTGCACATACCACCAGAAGCACTTCGTCCGTGTCCTAAACGACATATGCACTGAAGTACAGACAGGCTGCGGTGGGCAACAGTTACCTGGACCTGAAAACATGGACGTGTCCACTTGTAGCTCAAGCTGCAGCCAGTATCGCACTGAGAACCAGGAGCTTGGAACTTCTGAATCAAAGCTCCCTTCATGCCTGGACCCAGAGCAGTCAGGGCCCCATGGCTCTTTGCGCCTACTATGTCATGCCCTGAAGCAGGCTGTTGATCTGAAATCTACTGACAGAAGAGAAAACTGCAGTCCAGTGGTCAGAAGAGACTTTCCTGAGATTCCTAACATTAGAGCAAATTCTGCAAATCCCAGGGACAGTCCTACTCAAGGGTACCTCACtgcctccaactcccatcattctgcTAAAACCCTGGAAGGGCAAACCTCTGGTAGTGAACAAGAGACAGGGATTAAGAAGGGTGAAGAAGACAAAGAGCAGGTGCAAAGCAGACTCTTGTTGGATAGTGTGGAGTGCCGTGGCGGCTTGCAGAAAAATCCTTTCAAAGTTTTTCCAGAGGAAATCCGAGAGTCAACTTTCACCACAAGCTCCCCCCGCAGAGCAGACAAAGAGAATTCTTTCCAATGCAGCTCCAAATCTCTTCTGCACCAGGATCCAGAGATAAATGACCAAGAAATGAAGCAGAAGGCAGAGAACCACCACCAGACTTTAGCAAAGTGCAAGGGGAGCTATCATATGCATTCTGTTGACAAGACTCATGCGGAGAATGCCAAAGACAGTTGGCTGCCCACTAGTCCAATGCCGGTAGTTCACCATAAAACCACCAATGGGCACACCAGGGCCAAGAATGTCTCAGCTTCCTCCAAAAGCACACGTAAGAGCAAAAGGTCTTCAGGACTAAGAATAAATGACTATGATAACCAGTGTGATGTTGTTTATATCAGCCAGCCTATTACAGAATGCCACTTTGAAAGCAAGAGAACAGTATCATCAAGGAAGACAGCACGGAAGAGCACGCGTGGATATTGCTACGATGGTGAATGTTGTGAGCTTCCCACAGTTCGCACCTTGGCTAAGGTTTCCCATGTGCAGGAAGGCGGGAACATCCTGGCCCCACAGCTTGAGGTGATAACAAGCCCTAGCCAAGGGGTCACGCTTCCAGGAGGTAGCATCTTGGCAACAGCCGAAGCTGAAAGCGACACAGGTGAAAAAAGAGCTTCCATTGTGGGCCTCCTTCAAGAAGATTCCTCCAGCAAAAATTCTCAGGGGACAGCTGAACAATGCTCGGCTGAAATCATCCCTCCTCAGCCCAGTTTCTTGGAGCAAAGAGATGTTAGTTCAGCTGAAGTGTTCACAGATGATCTTTCTCTATTGCTCTGTCCTGTTTCACATGCGAAGGAAAGTAACTTGTCTGTTTCTTCTGTTCAAGCTACTGACCTCTCTCCTGCCCTGCAGCAGAGTGAAGAGGAGCTACAAGATATGACCGATACAAGCACAGTGTTGCAGGCTGATAATGACAAGGACTCTTGTAAAAATAGTGGACTTGATGAACACAACAGTGTAGTAAGTTCTGTCCTGTTGTCTGTGTCAGAAGCTGCTAATACAGAGGAGAATTCTGTGTGCTTAGAGAATGAATCTGACTCCAAATCCACCATTCTTATAGACCCAGAGCCTCCTGTTTGCACGGACCTGTTGTTGTCTAAAGAACTGGAAGCTAGAATGGACTCGCTGCCTCCACTAGAGGAGCCAACTTCCGTTGTAGATTTGGCTGCATCTGTGGAACCCCCACCACTTTCCCCTATAAACCCACTGGAGCCCCCAGCAGAGCTTCCTGCCTTTGTCTGTCTGGATCCTTCAGTGGCCTTTCCTGCAGAACCCCCTTCTATTCCGGAGTCTGTGTATTCTGGAGCACCTGTTGCCAGTTCAAGGGCAGTTTCTCCTGTTGTTGTTCCAGTCAGTGTTGTCCCTGAGCCTCCAGTTCTAGAGCCTTCAGAGGCTCCTTCTATAAGAGCTGCAGCGGTTGTACCTAGCAAAGAAGATTCAGAGCTTCCCCAGCCCCTTCCTAACTTAGACACAGCAGAGCTTCCTATCAGCTTGCAGTGTGCTAATGCATATGAAAACACCGATACTGAAACTGGTGTGGACAGTTCTCATGGGTTGCAGGATATTCTGACTGGAAAGCACGAGACTGTATTGCCTATTGCAGATATTGATGACAGCCAGGGAGGAGAAAATGTGAAAGATACAAGGGAGATTAGCAGGGTAGATGAGGAAGGGGAAATTGATAGCAACACTCCATCAGTGCTCAAAATGACAGAAGCAGGCAACAGGGAGGAGACTTCTTCCAAAATATATCTAGACAAAAAAcgaaagagggagaagaaaccTCAAGTTGCATCTGATCGCTGTCTTCGAAGCCAACAAACCTTGTTGCCTGCAGAAGACAGTACTGAGGAACCCAGCTCTTCCTCTTCTCTACAGCTTCCTCAGCTTCAGATTAAGTTGTCTAAAAGCCCTGGTGCTAAGCGTTTTAAGAGGGAGGTGCATCTTGAAGGGGCAGCATCTGTGTGTGTTCCGAGTGACAGATTCCACAAAACATTGCTAAACCACACCGGAAACACTTCTGAGCAGCCAATAGGTGAAGGAAGTGACATCACAATGAGGAAGACCTATAAGAAATTGTTGGCAACAGAAACTGCAGTAGAGGAAAGCCAGGATGAAGAAGGCAATAAGAAGAAGCCAGGGGCCATGCTTGAAATCTGTTTAGAGGCTAGTTCTGATAAAAGGAGTGTACATGTTCCTGGAGAAACCTCTGATAAGGGTGAAACACAGACAGACTCGAACCCAGGAGCTCCAGAGGATACATACAGTGGTATGAATGCTACAGAAGTGTTGTTCACCCTGCCTGAGGCCAGTTGTCCTCCTTGTCCTGATAGCAAGAATGAAATTAGGGAGGGACCACTGGAGAGGTCAGTAAAATACAAGAAGCCTGCCCTCCAGTTTTACAACTTGAGGCACAGCCCGGTCCCAGCCTCTGTTGTCACTGCCTATAAAAGCACACCAGGAAAGGATATTGTGCGAGGGCATTCTCAAGTAATAGATGCACAAAGTACAGCAAACGAAGACCATCTTGGCTTTAGTGGTATGGAAGTGCTATATGACAACAAGCCCAAATTTGTGGAATGGTGTGCTGAGGAAGAGAACCAAGAACTCATCACTAATTTTGATGCCCAGTACATGAAAGTTCAGAAAGGATGGATTCAGCTGGAGAAGGAGGTGCAGCCAGCTCCTAAGGTCAAGAATAAATCTGACAAGCTGAAAGAAATCTGGAAAAGCAAGAAGAGGACTCGAAAGTTCAAAGGGTCCACGGAAGTCCAGAAGCTTTCCCCTGTCCAGATGCTATTCATGAAGCCTTTTGATATGCCTGATATCTGTAAGTGGTTTATGGAGACAACTGAAACCAAGTCCCTGGTCATTGTGAAGAAACTGAATACACGTCTCCCAGGAGACCTTCCTCCCACCAAGCTTCCACTTCAGAAAGGCTGCTCCTCTGGTCCCTATCCCAGTTCACTTCAAGCTGAACGTCTAAAGAAACACCTGAAAAAGTTTGCAGCACTGACCCCAGCAAAAAATACCATAAGGACCCAAAAAATGTGGGCTAAGCTACGAGAGAGCCCTGAGGAAACAGAGCTAGAGCAAGTTGCCAGTCAGCAGCAGACATCTCCCTCAGAAGTAAGTTTGGAGCATGGTATTGAGACCAAGAGTGCTCAACCGCCTCCTAGTATCCCAGTGCAGACAAGCTCACGGATCCTGAGAAAATATTCCAATTTAAGAGGCAAACTTCATGGCCTCCGCAGAATGGTTAAGCAGGAGAAGAATGATTGTGTGTTAAAGCATGTGTCACTTGAAAGCAAACCCAGCAGCAAGAGTTTGTGCATTAAGTCGCCAGTATCTGCAAAGCTGGCCCAGTCGGTCAAAGCTATCCCACTGCCTGCTAAATCCAAATTAgttgaaagaggaggaaaggggaaaaaagggaaagacaGATCACAGGAGGACATTTCATCTAAAGGAAACcttcagcaaaacagaaagaagaCACCAAATGAGAGCAGCAACAGGCTGCAAGGGCAGCTGAGCCTTTCAAGCAAAGAAAAGGTCcctgttaaaaaaaacagtaaaacaaagcATGTTGGAACTACCACAACCAAAAAGCAGATGGCTGTGGAAAGAAGCAATAAGCTTGCTTCTCAGAGTGAAAAAGTGAAGAAACTGGCAGACTCACAACCTGGGAAGAGGAAGTCCACCACCTCccagaagggaaaaggaagcacCCATCAGAAGTCCCCCCTGCCTTCCAGGTCAGAAGGGTCTGCTAAGCCTTTAAAGCAGAAAGCCGTGCACGACTCTTCTAGTCGATCTCTTAAAGTAACTCCAAAAAAGGCAGCCGGTGGCAAAGCTCTGACTAGGTCAGTGAAACGAATTCAGGAGAGTAACAAAGCCCAGGGCAAGAAGAAACTGAGGGCGAAAGAAGACTGTCCACCTCGCAAGCGCAGGCGACTGGATACAAAGTAG